A genomic window from Quercus lobata isolate SW786 chromosome 10, ValleyOak3.0 Primary Assembly, whole genome shotgun sequence includes:
- the LOC115964494 gene encoding uncharacterized protein LOC115964494: MASLESSDQTSRTSQPNTEINSSNLPNPYFLNSNENPGNILVTQPLLGMKNYHSWSRAMILALTAKKKIGFINGKIIEPDPESLLYEDWLSCNTMVISWMINSMHVDVSSSIMYCQTAKEKWLELQKLFSQDSGPKIYNLQKEISNISQSQMTVIEYFTRFKKL; the protein is encoded by the coding sequence ATGGCGTCTCTTGAATCAAGCGATCAAACTAGTCGtacctctcaaccaaacacTGAAATCAATTCATCAAATCTTCCAAATCCATATTTTCTCAATTCCAATGAAAATCCAGGCAACATCTTGGTTACACAACCACTGCTTGGAATGAAGAATTATCACTCTTGGTCAAGGGCTATGATCTTAGCTCTCACTGCCAAGAAGAAGATAGGTTTCATTAATGGCAAAATTATTGAGCCAGATCCAGAATCTCTTCTCTATGAagattggttaagttgtaacaCAATGGTGATTTCATGGATGATCAACTCCATGCACGTTGATGTATCTAGCAGCATAATGTATTGTCAAACTGCTAAAGAGAAGTGGCTTGAATTGCAAAAACTCTTTTCACAGGATAGTGGTCCCAAGATCTACAATCTTCAGAAGGAGATTTCTAACATCTCTCAGAGCCAGATGACAGTCATAGAGTATTTCACAAGATTCAAGAAGCTATAG